The following proteins are co-located in the Hydractinia symbiolongicarpus strain clone_291-10 chromosome 7, HSymV2.1, whole genome shotgun sequence genome:
- the LOC130648767 gene encoding anoctamin-4-like isoform X1, with product MADDNLATQEVGRTLNKEENKEPVVQNPTMADDRSGLLTSMEMAEKKKSNSIKSLYFEDGIRQIDHMLAYEIVAGDDEKEAAKKEEYRQTYIKNLQSKGLEIEHAEISSGDQGKEAYGTFDESKKQESDVRFIKVHAPFEVLCDTAEDMKMKMPIAENDIYIKEWYEKLGGVYDFFKKFDPFEIRDPATKPEQKYFVTHFDKDRLQEYINGDKPDQFFSVAERGRLVFYILEKTKFGPKELDLGVFNLQHKGVFIDAYPLHDGQVREDSSLPPVNDRQRLQADWATMKRFFKYQPIPAIKDYFGEKIALYFAWLGFYTMFLVPAAIVGFLCFLYGVTSAWDYVPVKEICNPSDKNGTHLFYMCPLCDKLCSYYLLQTQGCMYSKITHFFDNEATLFFAVFMSLWATIFLEFWKRKQVTLAYDWHTMDFEEEEERPRPEYLASVTRLKENPVTLKMEPYMPTGQRMTRLFGAFGVVVFFIILVLAAITGVIVFRAAFYAFLIGQRNQLIRQRSKIVNSACAACINLVAINLLKFIYQRIAVKITDWENPRTKTDYEDSFTVKMFWFQFVNTYSSIFYVAFFKGEYFTGTPGQYKRFTNKNFRFDGCSVQGCFLELTVQLIIIMVGQQIIGNIMEIVIPYLKNKFRDWKNRKTQAYSAADEPQWVTDFECEMQTKFSLFWQYLEIVLQYGFVTMFVAAFPLAPFFALANNLVEIRLDGVNFIHNFRRPAAERAEDIGAWYGILATLTTFSTIVNAFVLAFTSELIPRLAYKYYFSETNDLHGFTNFTLSYFKVSDFKNASRPDNATLNGYPIQDYCRYPGFHEDTSPYRRSKDYWIILAARLSFIIAFQAFVLAVTFVVAYLIPDVPKTLELKVKRENFIASEAEKNHKEKSGKRKPRPDVEKTHTHREPDDGPVDSVGV from the exons ATGGCTGACGACAACCTAGCGACTCAGGAGGTAGGGCGGACATTaaacaaagaagaaaataagGAGCCTGTAGTCCAAAATCCTACAATGGCAGATGATCGTTCGGGACTTTTGACGAGCATGGAGATGGCGGAAAAGAAGAAGAGCAACTCGATCAAAAGTTTATACTTTGAGGATGGTATTCGGCAGATTGATCATATGCTTGCCTACGAAATTGTTGCTGGAGATGATGAAAAAGAAGCTGCAAAGAAAGAGGAATATCGCcaaacatatataaaaaatttgcaGTCCAAAGGATTGGAAATAGAACATGCAGAAATCAGCAGTGGAGACCAG ggAAAAGAAGCCTATGGGACGTTTGACGAAAGTAAAAAGCAG gAAAGTGATGTTCGTTTTATTAAAGTCCACGCCCCATTTGAAGTGCTCTGTGACACCGCTGAAGATATGAAGATGAAAATGCCGATCGCCGAAAATGACATCTATATCAAAGAATGGTATGAGAAATTGGGTGGCGTGTacgacttttttaaaaagttcgaTCCTTTTGAAATTCGCGACCCAGCAACAAAGCCAGAACAGAAGTACTTTGTCACGCATTTCGATAAAGATAGATTACAAGAATACATTAACGGTGACAAACCAGATCAGTTTTTTTCAGTAGCTGAGCGTGGAAGATTAGTTTTTTACATCCTAGAGAAAACCAAATTTGGTCCAAAAGAGTTAGACTTGGGTGTATTCAACTTGCAACACAAAGGCGTCTTTATAGACGCTTACCCCCTTCACGATGGACAGGTGCGTGAGGATTCCAGCCTACCGCCAGTTAACGACAGACAGCGTCTACAAGCTGATTGGGCtacaatgaaaagattttttaagtacCAACCGATACCAGCTATCAAGGATTATTTTGGGGAAAAGATTGCCCTCTATTTTGCATGGCTTGGTTTTTACACCATGTTTTTAGTCCCTGCTGCGATTGTTGGCTTCCTCTGTTTCCTCTACGGCGTAACTTCAGCTTGGGATTATGTACCGGTGAAAGAAATTTGCAACCCGTCAGACAAAAACGGCACACACTTGTTTTATATGTGCCCGTTATGTGACAAACTGTGTTCGTATTATCTACTGCAAACTCAAGGATGTATGTATAGTAAAATCACCCATTTTTTCGACAATGAAGCTacattattttttgcagtgtttATGTCGCTTTGGGCCACCATCTTTCTCGAGTTTTGGAAAAGAAAACAAGTCACATTGGCTTACGATTGGCACACGATGGattttgaagaagaagaagaaagaccacgcCCGGAATATTTGGCATCTGTCACCAGATTGAAGGAGAACCCAGTCACACTTAAGATGGAACCATACATGCCTACTGGTCAAAGAATGACTCGACTATTTGGCGCGTttggtgttgttgttttcttcatCATTCTTGTTTTGGCTGCCATTACTGGCGTAATAGTTTTCCGCGCTGCATTTTACGCCTTCTTGATTGGTCAAAGAAATCAGTTAATTCGTCAGCGATCAAAAATTGTCAACTCTGCATGTGCTGCTTGTATTAATTTAGTCGCTATCAATCTTCTCAAATTTATCTACCAAAGAATTGCTGTAAAAATTACAGACTGGGAAAATCCTCGAACGAAGACGGATTACGAGGACAGCTTTACAGTTAAAATGTTTTGGTTTCAATTCGTTAACACCTATTCGTCCATCTTCTATGTGGCGTTTTTTAAAGGTGAATATTTCACTGGTACTCCAGGGCAGTACAAACGATTCACCAATAAAAATTTCCGTTTCGATGGTTGCTCCGTGCAAGGTTGCTTTCTTGAGTTAACCGTGCAACTAATAATCATTATGGTTGGCCAACAAATCATCGGCAATATCATGGAAATTGTCATCCC ttacttaaaaaacaaattccGAGACTGGAAGAACCGCAAGACACAAGCTTACTCTGCTGCTGATGAACCACAGTGGGTGACAGATTTCGAATGTGAAATGCAAACGAAATTCTCGCTGTTCTGGCAGTATCTTGAAATAG ttcttcAATACGGTTTTGTTACGATGTTTGTGGCTGCGTTTCCGCTCGCTCCCTTTTTCGCCCTGGCTAACAATTTGGTCGAAATTCGTTTGGATGGTGTGAACTTCATTCACAACTTTAGAAGGCCTGCTGCCGAACGTGCTGAAGATATCGGTGCCTGGTACGGTATCCTAGCAACGCTGACCACA ttcTCCACCATCGTGAATGCTTTCGTACTTGCATTCACATCCGAATTGATACCTCGGCTGGCTTACAAATACTACTTCTCAGAAACAAACGATTTGCATGGCTTTACTAACTTCACCTTGTCTTACTTCAAAGTATCTGATTTTAAAAACGCATCTCGCCCTGATAATGCTACTTTAAATGGCTATCCAATACAAGACTATTGCAG ATACCCCGGGTTTCACGAAGATACTTCTCCGTACAGGAGAAGCAAGGACTACTGGATCATTCTTGCTGCGCGATTGTCTTTTATCATAGCATTCCAGGCTTTCGTGTTGGCTGTCACGTTTGTTGTGGCGTACCTCATTCCAGATGTGCCGAAAA CCTTGGAATTGAAAGTGAAGCGTGAAAATTTCATCGCATCAGAAGCAGAGAAAAACCACAAAGAGAAATCTGGAAAGCGAAAGCCAAGACCAGATGTGGAGAAAACTCACACGCATCGTGAACCGGACGATGGACCGGTTGACTCGGTTGGAGTTTAG
- the LOC130648767 gene encoding anoctamin-4-like isoform X2, producing the protein MNAFLLRTKECKNLAKEKEGGNFFNDGVRRIDAILAYDEDKDSEGWLRSYRDAYIKNLHRWRLQIEIDVFVRGKEAYGTFDESKKQESDVRFIKVHAPFEVLCDTAEDMKMKMPIAENDIYIKEWYEKLGGVYDFFKKFDPFEIRDPATKPEQKYFVTHFDKDRLQEYINGDKPDQFFSVAERGRLVFYILEKTKFGPKELDLGVFNLQHKGVFIDAYPLHDGQVREDSSLPPVNDRQRLQADWATMKRFFKYQPIPAIKDYFGEKIALYFAWLGFYTMFLVPAAIVGFLCFLYGVTSAWDYVPVKEICNPSDKNGTHLFYMCPLCDKLCSYYLLQTQGCMYSKITHFFDNEATLFFAVFMSLWATIFLEFWKRKQVTLAYDWHTMDFEEEEERPRPEYLASVTRLKENPVTLKMEPYMPTGQRMTRLFGAFGVVVFFIILVLAAITGVIVFRAAFYAFLIGQRNQLIRQRSKIVNSACAACINLVAINLLKFIYQRIAVKITDWENPRTKTDYEDSFTVKMFWFQFVNTYSSIFYVAFFKGEYFTGTPGQYKRFTNKNFRFDGCSVQGCFLELTVQLIIIMVGQQIIGNIMEIVIPYLKNKFRDWKNRKTQAYSAADEPQWVTDFECEMQTKFSLFWQYLEIVLQYGFVTMFVAAFPLAPFFALANNLVEIRLDGVNFIHNFRRPAAERAEDIGAWYGILATLTTFSTIVNAFVLAFTSELIPRLAYKYYFSETNDLHGFTNFTLSYFKVSDFKNASRPDNATLNGYPIQDYCRYPGFHEDTSPYRRSKDYWIILAARLSFIIAFQAFVLAVTFVVAYLIPDVPKTLELKVKRENFIASEAEKNHKEKSGKRKPRPDVEKTHTHREPDDGPVDSVGV; encoded by the exons ATGAATGCATTCCTGTTACGAACTAAAGAATGTAAAAATCTTGCTAAAGAAAAGGAAGGTGGCAACTTCTTCAATGATGGTGTGCGTAGAATCGATGCCATTCTTGCATATGATGAAGATAAAGATAGTGAGGGCTGGTTAAGATCATATAGAGATGCATATATTAAAAATTTGCATAGATGGAGACTTCAGATTGAAATTGATGTTTTTGTAAGA ggAAAAGAAGCCTATGGGACGTTTGACGAAAGTAAAAAGCAG gAAAGTGATGTTCGTTTTATTAAAGTCCACGCCCCATTTGAAGTGCTCTGTGACACCGCTGAAGATATGAAGATGAAAATGCCGATCGCCGAAAATGACATCTATATCAAAGAATGGTATGAGAAATTGGGTGGCGTGTacgacttttttaaaaagttcgaTCCTTTTGAAATTCGCGACCCAGCAACAAAGCCAGAACAGAAGTACTTTGTCACGCATTTCGATAAAGATAGATTACAAGAATACATTAACGGTGACAAACCAGATCAGTTTTTTTCAGTAGCTGAGCGTGGAAGATTAGTTTTTTACATCCTAGAGAAAACCAAATTTGGTCCAAAAGAGTTAGACTTGGGTGTATTCAACTTGCAACACAAAGGCGTCTTTATAGACGCTTACCCCCTTCACGATGGACAGGTGCGTGAGGATTCCAGCCTACCGCCAGTTAACGACAGACAGCGTCTACAAGCTGATTGGGCtacaatgaaaagattttttaagtacCAACCGATACCAGCTATCAAGGATTATTTTGGGGAAAAGATTGCCCTCTATTTTGCATGGCTTGGTTTTTACACCATGTTTTTAGTCCCTGCTGCGATTGTTGGCTTCCTCTGTTTCCTCTACGGCGTAACTTCAGCTTGGGATTATGTACCGGTGAAAGAAATTTGCAACCCGTCAGACAAAAACGGCACACACTTGTTTTATATGTGCCCGTTATGTGACAAACTGTGTTCGTATTATCTACTGCAAACTCAAGGATGTATGTATAGTAAAATCACCCATTTTTTCGACAATGAAGCTacattattttttgcagtgtttATGTCGCTTTGGGCCACCATCTTTCTCGAGTTTTGGAAAAGAAAACAAGTCACATTGGCTTACGATTGGCACACGATGGattttgaagaagaagaagaaagaccacgcCCGGAATATTTGGCATCTGTCACCAGATTGAAGGAGAACCCAGTCACACTTAAGATGGAACCATACATGCCTACTGGTCAAAGAATGACTCGACTATTTGGCGCGTttggtgttgttgttttcttcatCATTCTTGTTTTGGCTGCCATTACTGGCGTAATAGTTTTCCGCGCTGCATTTTACGCCTTCTTGATTGGTCAAAGAAATCAGTTAATTCGTCAGCGATCAAAAATTGTCAACTCTGCATGTGCTGCTTGTATTAATTTAGTCGCTATCAATCTTCTCAAATTTATCTACCAAAGAATTGCTGTAAAAATTACAGACTGGGAAAATCCTCGAACGAAGACGGATTACGAGGACAGCTTTACAGTTAAAATGTTTTGGTTTCAATTCGTTAACACCTATTCGTCCATCTTCTATGTGGCGTTTTTTAAAGGTGAATATTTCACTGGTACTCCAGGGCAGTACAAACGATTCACCAATAAAAATTTCCGTTTCGATGGTTGCTCCGTGCAAGGTTGCTTTCTTGAGTTAACCGTGCAACTAATAATCATTATGGTTGGCCAACAAATCATCGGCAATATCATGGAAATTGTCATCCC ttacttaaaaaacaaattccGAGACTGGAAGAACCGCAAGACACAAGCTTACTCTGCTGCTGATGAACCACAGTGGGTGACAGATTTCGAATGTGAAATGCAAACGAAATTCTCGCTGTTCTGGCAGTATCTTGAAATAG ttcttcAATACGGTTTTGTTACGATGTTTGTGGCTGCGTTTCCGCTCGCTCCCTTTTTCGCCCTGGCTAACAATTTGGTCGAAATTCGTTTGGATGGTGTGAACTTCATTCACAACTTTAGAAGGCCTGCTGCCGAACGTGCTGAAGATATCGGTGCCTGGTACGGTATCCTAGCAACGCTGACCACA ttcTCCACCATCGTGAATGCTTTCGTACTTGCATTCACATCCGAATTGATACCTCGGCTGGCTTACAAATACTACTTCTCAGAAACAAACGATTTGCATGGCTTTACTAACTTCACCTTGTCTTACTTCAAAGTATCTGATTTTAAAAACGCATCTCGCCCTGATAATGCTACTTTAAATGGCTATCCAATACAAGACTATTGCAG ATACCCCGGGTTTCACGAAGATACTTCTCCGTACAGGAGAAGCAAGGACTACTGGATCATTCTTGCTGCGCGATTGTCTTTTATCATAGCATTCCAGGCTTTCGTGTTGGCTGTCACGTTTGTTGTGGCGTACCTCATTCCAGATGTGCCGAAAA CCTTGGAATTGAAAGTGAAGCGTGAAAATTTCATCGCATCAGAAGCAGAGAAAAACCACAAAGAGAAATCTGGAAAGCGAAAGCCAAGACCAGATGTGGAGAAAACTCACACGCATCGTGAACCGGACGATGGACCGGTTGACTCGGTTGGAGTTTAG
- the LOC130648767 gene encoding anoctamin-4-like isoform X3, giving the protein MNAFLLRTKECKNLAKEKEGGNFFNDGVRRIDAILAYDEDKDSEGWLRSYRDAYIKNLHRWRLQIEIDVFGKEAYGTFDESKKQESDVRFIKVHAPFEVLCDTAEDMKMKMPIAENDIYIKEWYEKLGGVYDFFKKFDPFEIRDPATKPEQKYFVTHFDKDRLQEYINGDKPDQFFSVAERGRLVFYILEKTKFGPKELDLGVFNLQHKGVFIDAYPLHDGQVREDSSLPPVNDRQRLQADWATMKRFFKYQPIPAIKDYFGEKIALYFAWLGFYTMFLVPAAIVGFLCFLYGVTSAWDYVPVKEICNPSDKNGTHLFYMCPLCDKLCSYYLLQTQGCMYSKITHFFDNEATLFFAVFMSLWATIFLEFWKRKQVTLAYDWHTMDFEEEEERPRPEYLASVTRLKENPVTLKMEPYMPTGQRMTRLFGAFGVVVFFIILVLAAITGVIVFRAAFYAFLIGQRNQLIRQRSKIVNSACAACINLVAINLLKFIYQRIAVKITDWENPRTKTDYEDSFTVKMFWFQFVNTYSSIFYVAFFKGEYFTGTPGQYKRFTNKNFRFDGCSVQGCFLELTVQLIIIMVGQQIIGNIMEIVIPYLKNKFRDWKNRKTQAYSAADEPQWVTDFECEMQTKFSLFWQYLEIVLQYGFVTMFVAAFPLAPFFALANNLVEIRLDGVNFIHNFRRPAAERAEDIGAWYGILATLTTFSTIVNAFVLAFTSELIPRLAYKYYFSETNDLHGFTNFTLSYFKVSDFKNASRPDNATLNGYPIQDYCRYPGFHEDTSPYRRSKDYWIILAARLSFIIAFQAFVLAVTFVVAYLIPDVPKTLELKVKRENFIASEAEKNHKEKSGKRKPRPDVEKTHTHREPDDGPVDSVGV; this is encoded by the exons ATGAATGCATTCCTGTTACGAACTAAAGAATGTAAAAATCTTGCTAAAGAAAAGGAAGGTGGCAACTTCTTCAATGATGGTGTGCGTAGAATCGATGCCATTCTTGCATATGATGAAGATAAAGATAGTGAGGGCTGGTTAAGATCATATAGAGATGCATATATTAAAAATTTGCATAGATGGAGACTTCAGATTGAAATTGATGTTTTT ggAAAAGAAGCCTATGGGACGTTTGACGAAAGTAAAAAGCAG gAAAGTGATGTTCGTTTTATTAAAGTCCACGCCCCATTTGAAGTGCTCTGTGACACCGCTGAAGATATGAAGATGAAAATGCCGATCGCCGAAAATGACATCTATATCAAAGAATGGTATGAGAAATTGGGTGGCGTGTacgacttttttaaaaagttcgaTCCTTTTGAAATTCGCGACCCAGCAACAAAGCCAGAACAGAAGTACTTTGTCACGCATTTCGATAAAGATAGATTACAAGAATACATTAACGGTGACAAACCAGATCAGTTTTTTTCAGTAGCTGAGCGTGGAAGATTAGTTTTTTACATCCTAGAGAAAACCAAATTTGGTCCAAAAGAGTTAGACTTGGGTGTATTCAACTTGCAACACAAAGGCGTCTTTATAGACGCTTACCCCCTTCACGATGGACAGGTGCGTGAGGATTCCAGCCTACCGCCAGTTAACGACAGACAGCGTCTACAAGCTGATTGGGCtacaatgaaaagattttttaagtacCAACCGATACCAGCTATCAAGGATTATTTTGGGGAAAAGATTGCCCTCTATTTTGCATGGCTTGGTTTTTACACCATGTTTTTAGTCCCTGCTGCGATTGTTGGCTTCCTCTGTTTCCTCTACGGCGTAACTTCAGCTTGGGATTATGTACCGGTGAAAGAAATTTGCAACCCGTCAGACAAAAACGGCACACACTTGTTTTATATGTGCCCGTTATGTGACAAACTGTGTTCGTATTATCTACTGCAAACTCAAGGATGTATGTATAGTAAAATCACCCATTTTTTCGACAATGAAGCTacattattttttgcagtgtttATGTCGCTTTGGGCCACCATCTTTCTCGAGTTTTGGAAAAGAAAACAAGTCACATTGGCTTACGATTGGCACACGATGGattttgaagaagaagaagaaagaccacgcCCGGAATATTTGGCATCTGTCACCAGATTGAAGGAGAACCCAGTCACACTTAAGATGGAACCATACATGCCTACTGGTCAAAGAATGACTCGACTATTTGGCGCGTttggtgttgttgttttcttcatCATTCTTGTTTTGGCTGCCATTACTGGCGTAATAGTTTTCCGCGCTGCATTTTACGCCTTCTTGATTGGTCAAAGAAATCAGTTAATTCGTCAGCGATCAAAAATTGTCAACTCTGCATGTGCTGCTTGTATTAATTTAGTCGCTATCAATCTTCTCAAATTTATCTACCAAAGAATTGCTGTAAAAATTACAGACTGGGAAAATCCTCGAACGAAGACGGATTACGAGGACAGCTTTACAGTTAAAATGTTTTGGTTTCAATTCGTTAACACCTATTCGTCCATCTTCTATGTGGCGTTTTTTAAAGGTGAATATTTCACTGGTACTCCAGGGCAGTACAAACGATTCACCAATAAAAATTTCCGTTTCGATGGTTGCTCCGTGCAAGGTTGCTTTCTTGAGTTAACCGTGCAACTAATAATCATTATGGTTGGCCAACAAATCATCGGCAATATCATGGAAATTGTCATCCC ttacttaaaaaacaaattccGAGACTGGAAGAACCGCAAGACACAAGCTTACTCTGCTGCTGATGAACCACAGTGGGTGACAGATTTCGAATGTGAAATGCAAACGAAATTCTCGCTGTTCTGGCAGTATCTTGAAATAG ttcttcAATACGGTTTTGTTACGATGTTTGTGGCTGCGTTTCCGCTCGCTCCCTTTTTCGCCCTGGCTAACAATTTGGTCGAAATTCGTTTGGATGGTGTGAACTTCATTCACAACTTTAGAAGGCCTGCTGCCGAACGTGCTGAAGATATCGGTGCCTGGTACGGTATCCTAGCAACGCTGACCACA ttcTCCACCATCGTGAATGCTTTCGTACTTGCATTCACATCCGAATTGATACCTCGGCTGGCTTACAAATACTACTTCTCAGAAACAAACGATTTGCATGGCTTTACTAACTTCACCTTGTCTTACTTCAAAGTATCTGATTTTAAAAACGCATCTCGCCCTGATAATGCTACTTTAAATGGCTATCCAATACAAGACTATTGCAG ATACCCCGGGTTTCACGAAGATACTTCTCCGTACAGGAGAAGCAAGGACTACTGGATCATTCTTGCTGCGCGATTGTCTTTTATCATAGCATTCCAGGCTTTCGTGTTGGCTGTCACGTTTGTTGTGGCGTACCTCATTCCAGATGTGCCGAAAA CCTTGGAATTGAAAGTGAAGCGTGAAAATTTCATCGCATCAGAAGCAGAGAAAAACCACAAAGAGAAATCTGGAAAGCGAAAGCCAAGACCAGATGTGGAGAAAACTCACACGCATCGTGAACCGGACGATGGACCGGTTGACTCGGTTGGAGTTTAG